Sequence from the Leptotrichia trevisanii DSM 22070 genome:
TGAAATGGCTTCACACATCAAAAATAATTTGAAAACGGAAGTTTTGGCTCATTTGACTTGCGTTGGAAGTAAAAAAAGCGAGATTCACGATTATTTGCAGGAAGCAAAAAATCACAATATAAAAAATATTTTGGCACTTCGTGGAGATGTGCCGCAAGGTGAAACGGAAGAAATTTATAACAAGGGGGATTATAAATATGCTTCTGAACTAATTAGCGACTTGAGAAAAAACAGTGAATTTAATGATTTTTCCATTGGCGGGGCATTTTATCCTGAAACTCACTATGAAAACAATGATTTAGTAGATTTATTCCATTTAAAAAATAAAGTTGAGGCTGGAACAGATTTTTTGGCTTCCCAGATGTTCTTTGACAATGATGTTTTTGTAAAATTTAAGGAGCAAGCAGAAAAACTAGATATAAAAGTACCTTTAGTTGCAGGAATTATGCCAGTTACAAATGCAAAACAAATAAAAAGAATTATAGAGCTGTCAAAATGCTCTGTACCTCACAAATTAGATAAATTATTGGAAAAATACGGAGATAATCCAGAATCTATGAAAAAGGCTGGAATAATGTACGCAAGTGAACAAATTATAGAATTATTAGCTTATGGAATCAAAGGAATTCATATTTATACAATGAATAAACCTGAAATAGCAAAAGAAATTATGAAAAATATTGAATTTGCAAGATAAATTTTAAATATTTATTTAACAAATTAATTTTTGAAATATTTGATTATATAACCATTTTTATTTATTTTTTTTTATAAAAAAAGGTTATTGATAATTTAAAACTGAAATAATTAAAATATAAAAC
This genomic interval carries:
- the metF gene encoding methylenetetrahydrofolate reductase [NAD(P)H], which produces MRIKDMFEKKEHLISFEIFPPNKNFSEEKLKNVTAELAECKPDFISVTYGAGGKTKGGTIEMASHIKNNLKTEVLAHLTCVGSKKSEIHDYLQEAKNHNIKNILALRGDVPQGETEEIYNKGDYKYASELISDLRKNSEFNDFSIGGAFYPETHYENNDLVDLFHLKNKVEAGTDFLASQMFFDNDVFVKFKEQAEKLDIKVPLVAGIMPVTNAKQIKRIIELSKCSVPHKLDKLLEKYGDNPESMKKAGIMYASEQIIELLAYGIKGIHIYTMNKPEIAKEIMKNIEFAR